The DNA sequence tcatcggccaAGCTGCGCTgcagtgagctgcttttctggcacagCGTGGCCATTAGATCGCACCCTACATGTGAAAGGGTTCACAAGCAACTGAGTTCCtgtttaaaaatagaaaatgctggaaatactcagatcgAGCAGCAtctgagagagaaagagttaacatttcaggtctctGAATTTTCATCAGAACTAGAAAACGTTTGAGATAATAATTTCGAGATAGGTGTGGGTGGGAAGAAGATAAAGGTCTGTGCTAGGTTGGAAGGTGGGAGGGATTGAACAACAGAAGAGTTAGAGCCAAAGGAAATGCTGATGgggcaagaaaagaaacaaaatcTATGCCTCGAGCAGGCACTGCTGCGTGAAAGAAAAAAAACatgcaaagaaaaggaaacaaaatggagcAGAGCTTATGGTCTGAAATGGTTgatctcaatgttgagtccagaaggctgtagagTGCCTAATTGAAATATGAGGTGCTATTCCTCAAGCttatgttgagcttcactggaacagttCTGGTTAAGTGGACTTTGGGAAGAGTGGAGGAGGGGCCATCAGGAAATGTATTGGATAAATCCCTTCTGAAATGATGAAAGCACAGATTAGAGTTTAAGCAAAGGACGGTCTAATGTCTCATTCGAAAGAAGGCAtttttgacagtgcagcatcccctcagtattGTATTGGAATATTGGCCTGGAACTTTGTACTCATGTCTCTGGGGTGACAGTGACAAGTAAATCCACAACATTATAACGCATGTGTGCTTTCCACTGATCCACAGCTGACATTGTGGAAAGTGCAATGTTGGAACGGAGCTCAATCACTTTAACTGACACTGTGAAATAGACAATGGCTCCAAATTTGCTTGGGGTCTGAagtaactctgtgtaaatcagtcagACAAATAGTCCAAAAGGGGCAAAATCAGACAGGAACCTCCCTTCAGAATTTAAGTTTCAAATGGAGTTTGAAATGGACAGAACTTCAGCTCATCTAGGATTCCTTATACTCTCCCTCCATCTCATTTAGTGATCCAGAGTTGGTGAACAATCATTACACAGGTCAGGTCAGGCAGCTACCTGACTCTTCAGATCGCAAAGGAATGCCAGCACATAGTGGGAACTTGAGACCGAACCGAGGTTGGGGTAGGGGTTGAGAGATTTCAATATCAAGCAAGAGTCTCATCTCTTACCTTAAAAACTTATACAGGAAAAGGATAGTGAAGGTTAAGGAAATTCTTTGGTGTTTTGGTGAAAGAGCAGCAGCAGAATGGGAAAACATAACTGATTCTTGTTAAAAGTTAACTGAGGCTGTCCCAGAAAGTGGTTGAATAGACATACTGATGGAATGGCTTCCTTGTAGGTCGAAATATCCTGATTCCAGTGCATGGAGTAACTGGTTGATGTGTATTGTGAGGTGGGCGGCATCATTTCTATCAGCTTCTTTCAGACACTTCCCCACATTTTGATATTACAGCAATTAAGTTTTATCAAACTGTTTCTGATAAATGTGATTAATCCTGGTCCCTCACATCTTTGAAAAGGAAAATGTATTATTTGCCAACTGAAGAACAAATTTTTCTCCTTAACTTACCTACATCAATTTCTAGGAATTCAGAGAACAATTCAACTGAAGGGCATATTTTTAGTTTAAATTCTGTCCCATGGCAACTGTAGAAACTTTTCAGTTCAGCGCGCACCTTCAGTCTGTGCTACATCCCACACATCTGTTCTAATGATAATGGAAATTTTGGGGGATTTCCTGAGCAATATATCATCATAACCATGAAATGAAAGCAAAATGTGACAACTTGTAAATGCCCATTGATTGATTGAAGGCAACAGAAACCTTACCATGTGTGCACGTGGAGTGAAACCCACCTTGAGAATCTCTCTTTGCATTCTTTTTGGCAATGCATTCATACTTTGTATCAGTGGCTCTAAAAGCCAGGCAGCTTACGAAATTCAATATAACTGAAGCAGTGTAGCACACGCAAAGGCGGATTCTACAAGACCGTTTTACTCATTTAGCACATGAAACAGCACCAAAAAAATCAAGTTTAATGTGAGTAAAAGGTGGAGCAAACCTGGCAGATTAATAGGACTTTCCAAAAATAGGTTTGACTATCCTCTTAAATATCACCTAAATCTGTTCTTCTCAAGGGTACCATACAATCCAATTCCTCCCTACCTGGCCCAGGAGTGCTGACTATTGGCTGATATCAAGAATCGGACACATCCACTGATGGTTGAACAGCCAACACTTCTAACACTCCCCCCTACACTTGGCAGCAGCCCTATCTCAAGGGCAGGTGACACCTCCTACTGCCATCATTAACCCAGCAAAGTTTAGGATGCCAAGCACACCCTCCCCCTTACTTGCCTTTTTCAGTTTCTCATGAAGCAACTACCCACCATCCTCGGTGAAGAACTTGAGTTCCATACCTCTCACACAACCCCAGGCTTCAACCTTTGGATTGAGCAGATGATGCAGCCTCACAGAATCATCTTCAAGCTTTGATCTTATAGGAACCTTGCGGTTGAGACACTGCAGGTGGCAAATACCTGCTACATTCCTCAATGTTTCCTCAATCTTGGACTACAAACTCGTTATCACTGGTGTGTTGTGGTTACCAATTCAGGTCCATCAACAGTATCTGTCTCAGGGCAGTGGCATCTCTAGGTTCAGTTTCTTATGTTTATGAGGTCTGATTCTCTCAACTAAATATACTTGTGCTATAACATTCCAATAGTATGTCTTACCATCTGAATAAGACTTTCATTCTTTGGCTTGGATCTTTCTTTGATTTTTTGAGAATTGACTCCACAAATTCTTGAAAAAAAATTAGGCAGGTTTCTCTCATTGTAaaagacatgcatttatatagcacttttcatgatCACCAGGCATTTCACAATGCTgtacaatgaagtacttttgaaatgtagtcactgttgtaggaaatTCAACAGTCAATATGCACAAACTCCCACAAATAACTATATGATAACCAGATAATCAATgtttttgattgagggataaatattggccatgacaCCAGCAtaactgctcttcttcaaaatagtgccatgggatcttataTGTCTAGCCAAGCAAAGGCGGGTCCTCGGCTTCACTGagtgttccctcagtgctgcaatgGTGTGTCGGCCTTGATTAAGTAAGCATTTAGAACCACTCTAATCCAACAAAATGTGGGATGCTTTTACTGAAGGGCCAGAACAATGTTTGTTCTTGCCAAGCGATCTAGGAGGTAGAATACTTGAGGTAGAATACTTGAGgtgaatttaaaaaaatctttcatgTTCCAGGCAATTATTCTAAAGTTGGAGCAAGCAAATAtgtgaagtgcttcctgacatcacccctgaatggCCTAACTCTCAAGTTAAGGTACTGCCCCTTGTTTTGGATTCTCCCACTAGAGGAAATAGTTTCACTTTATCTGCCTCATCATATTCTTTAACAATCTTAACCTTAGACTCGATTATAGTCAGTCTTTGATCAGTTAAATTTGAGGGAGTACAAACCTAGACtgtgcaacctgtcctcataaatTAATCTTTTCAACCAGATTAAAGGACCATTCTTAGACTTCAGCCTTCTGTCTCATGATTGATGGTTTACACCGTGGTTGTCAACTCTGTGTTAAGCATCACCTGATGCCCCACTCTGCCATGACAATCTCTGCCACATTTACTGCAGTGGTAGACAGTGGCTGAGAAGGTGCACGATTCACTGGCCTGTTTTCTCTGGGCCTCTGGTCAGTCAGTGGAGATTATCATTTCTGCTTACCTCTTCCAATTTCCTCCCAAACAACCAGCCTCCAGCGGTCATGGCTGTCAGCAACTGTCTCTTATCAATATCATCATTTTCATATCTCACACTTGCAGGTATCCTCGTAGCAGAGAAATGGATGCTCAGGAACTCCTGACCCAGTAACCAGTTCACCATGCAGAAGGACTTTGGGTGCATGGCCATCATCAATCTGATGCACATAGCCAAGCCAGTACATACATTGTTGTCTTAGTACCAGGTAAACCACATGCTGCTAAATTCCAGCTAGCCAACCCAGTTTTTTCCAAACCTCAGGAACTGTCCTACAAAAGCCCAGGACTGCCCTCAGCTATGATTAACTCTATTCCTGGCTCTCTGGTActgctaaaaaaaaaaatcaattaccTTCAATTGTGTGCATTCTGTTTTGCATGGTGTGATTAATTCTTTATATAGAACCAGTGCAAGTGGATTATTATAAAGGCAGAAGTGGTGATGTTTTTCCTTACATGACATACAGTTCTGTGCTATGAAAGACGGACTGGTACATTTTAAACTAAGTATTTAAGTGTTCACAAAACATTGGCACCGGTCAGTGGAACAATCAAATTTGAACTAAAATGCTGCAACTGACTTCAGACTGTAAAATACAGAATACAATGAGATTACACAAGTACAATTCATTTTAAAGTCTATTCTTGCAAAATACATGTATATACACATACACAGTACATAATGAGTGATGCTCAAGATGCCAATACACAGTACATAATGAGTGATGCTCAAGATGCCAATCAATGATTTAAATTGAATATCGATGTTACAACTCATGGAAATTAGAAATTGCATTATTCCTttaaatggtcaacattcccattaaaAAGTTTAACAACGTCCAAATATATTTTCATATTAAAAATGACGCATCTTAAAATTAATTATTTCTTTTTGCACTTTCCCCCTTTCTCTACCCTCACCCAAAATATTCATAACCAACATCTGCCCAAGCCAAACATAAAATGCCAGAGAAAAGCCCAGGAGTGGGGGGGCAACATTTTTGTAATAACATGCTACACAGATGGTTCCAGCATATCACACAGCAGAGATAAATTACAATTAATTTGTTTTTAGGGGAAAGTTAGATTAGGTATTTTCATGGCAATATTAATGGACATGATAAATTTTGCTATCATGAACTTGTTTGAAGAAAGTCCAACTTATCAATTGATTTTATtgatgtcactgagacatggttgaaaaATGgggaggattggcagctcaatattccaggatgtaGGATCTTCAGGCAAGACAAGGAAGGAGATAAAAGAGATGGGGAAGGGTTGCAATTTTGCTCAGGGAATAAATTACAGCAGTGAAGGGacaacatcttagaaggctcttcaaatgaagccattaaaaaccaaattaaaaaccaaaaaggagtaaTTACATTGCTGGGAATGTTCTACATGCCCTCCaacagtctgagagaaatagaaggGCAGCTATGGTAGCAAATTTCAGAAAAGAGTAAAAGTAATAGTGATAGTTGGAGATTTCAAcatccccaacattaactggggtagtcatagtgtaaaaggtttagaaggagcagaattcttaaaatgcatctagGAAAACTTTTTAAGCCAATACACAGAAGGTCCGACAAGAGAGGGGGtgatcctggacttaattttagacAACAAAGCTGggaaagtggttgaagtatcagtggggaaccattttgcagacagtgatcataaccccattagattcaagattgttatggaaaaagaATGTTCTAAACTGggaaaggccgattttaataagatcagatatggttTGGCTAGGATGGACTGAGAGatcacacttttaggtaaatctgtgggaCACAATCAAAAGtacagggagagtacagggccaacacattccaatcaagaaaaagtgtgggaccaacaaatccagtgaaccctggatagcaTTGGATAAGCAGGAAAATTGAGGCTTTaggcagatatcaagggctcaaaacagcagaagcgtataaaatgtgcaaaagggaactgagaaaggaaattaggagagcaaaaaggggacgtgaaaagatactggcaggtaaaataaaggaaaattctaCATCGTTTTACAAGtatattaagggtaaaaggataactcgggaaagaggagggcccattaaggaccacagtggtaatttgtgtgtggagctggaggatgtaggtagggttctactttgtgtcggtgttcactagTGAAATCAGGGAGGAGGACTGATAAAATTAAATAAATCAACATAGACAGAGGAGGTTCCTAGTGTTCTATCATGCTTAAAAGTAGTCAAATCTCCAGTGCTGgataaaatgtatcccaggctgctttgTAAGGCAAGGACAAAAAAAGCAGcgatgctggcaataattttcaattctgcTCTGGACACAGgaaaggtgccggaggactggaggatagctaatgtggtaccattattcaaggagggaggaagagataaaccaggaaactacaagcCAGTCAATCTAACCTCAGtgctggggaaactattggaagcaattctgagagaccaaATTAATCTGCATTTAGAGATGCAGGGATCAATTAagagtcagcatgattttgttaagggaaggtcaagtctgaccaacttgattgaatttttcaaaggtgtatcgatgagggcaatgcatttggcgGTCTACTTGGTCTAGCAaggctttgataaggtcccacatgggagactgaaggttaagagcccatgggatccaaggaaataggATCCAGAATTGACTGAATGGCAGGAAGCTGAGGACGATGGTCGTGGggcgtttttctgactggaagctgaTGTTCAGCAAGGTCCTGCAAGGATCAGTATTGGGGCCCTTGTTGTTTATGGTTTacttaaatgatttagatatgaatgtaggaggattgatcagtaagtttgtggatgatgggAAAATTGGTAGATGGTAAATAGTGGGCAGCATAGCTTTCGATTACAGGGGGATATAGATGAGCTGCTCAGTAGCAAATGTAATTcagtccggataagtgtgaggtgatgcacttgggtaggacaaacaaggcaagagaatacatgataaacggcaggactctgggaagcaccaaggatcagagggaccttggtgcgcatgtacactggtcccttatggTAGCAGATAGATACagtagttaagaaagcatatggtatacttgcctttattagccgaggcatagagtttaagagcagggaggttatgctggaactgtataaaaaacattggttaggccacagctagagtattgtgtgcagttctggaatccacattataggtgggatgtgatagcattgggaagggtgcaaaggagatttaccaggatgttgccagggctggagattGTTAGTTATGAAGTTGGATAGActggttattttccttggagcagaggagactgaggggggacatgattgaaatgtataaaattatgaggggcatagatagaatagacaggaatAGTTTTTCCCctaggtggaggggtcaatgaccaggggacatagatttaaggtaaggggcaggttgAGAGGTGATGTGAGGaacaacgttttcacccagagggtggtgggagtgttgGAAAATGAgactagaatagttaggtggttatttttgaccgGTGATCACAATGGGCaaaagagccttttctgtgctgtggaccttcaaggttctatgactctatgatacaTATGCAGCCATCAAATAATAGTCATATGTCCCATTTTATGTACAGTTAAGAGCTGTCTACCCTTCAAAATTTTTAAAATACATACTGGAGAATTGTTACATTTTGAATCATGTCAAGGATGATATTGATCAGGTTTATTTACAGACAAGTCACACTTAAGAACTTTACAGACAAAATAATACATTGTTTATATTTTCCATCTTAAAAACAATTTGGTGTTTTGATCTGAATAAATTAAACAGCAGACACTCTTTCACATAAAACACTTGAAGCACACATGCTTACATATATTGGAGAATGTTcagcaacctttaatagattggaaATAATCTGGTATAtgccagaatttttaaaaaatctctggATTTACATAGGACACCCACTTTAAAATTTAAATAGCATCAACTTTCCATTCAGAAATTAGATTTATTAAACAAAATCCATTTACATTCTTCTCTGAAGACATGAAATATCGCCCTTCATGATGTACAGTACAACATAATCAAACACGACATAATCAAACACGATTGATAGTGAAGCTCAAATTATCAGTGTACACATGATTTAAAGAGATAGCATCGTTCTCACTAACTGTACAGGGTAACAATTGGTAAGCTTATTGCCCTAAAACATTGTGAATGAACTCCTCTGTTGCTGTTATCACCAGGGCGTTTTTTAAATTTCGTCCATAATCATCGCCCAGGATTTCCTTTGACTAAGAATACAAATTAGACTTTTTGAAAGATTGTTACATCAGAGACAAAGTCCAAATTGCAGAGTCCATGAAATCATTCTGCAAATTCAGTAGGATTAACAAAAATAACTGACCAACAGAATTGATGCATTCTCTTCAACAAATCCTCCTGGGCATTTTAGATTCCTTTGGACCCATTATACTTCTCCCAGATTTCAGATTTGTTCATGGTAACAAATTtggacacacaccttcacacagccTATTAGCATCGTAACATCAATAAGTGTGCAAAATAAGACAGCCTTTACATCCAATGGCCTCAATTCTCTCAACCTTTTTCCTCTTCTTTAGATCAACATTTCAGTTTAGGATCCTGCAGCCTGCTCCAGATTCTTATCATTTCTTGAGGATTTCTGCTGTGGACTAATATTAAGTTTTTATATGCACAGGTAACATGTCTATCTTTTTGTAGTATATCAAAAGTCCTGAAACCTTTGTGTTTTTCTGGAGCAAGGCCAAGTTTTCTAAGGCACATCCCAGTATACACATCATCAATTGGATAGAGTGCTACTTGGTATGATACATTATGGAGTCTCTTTGCCAAGTATCCAGAATAAAGAAACCCACCTCCACCAGCATAGGGAGGATACACCCCTTCAAATATACTCTCTGGAACATAGTATTTCAGTTTCTTCTCTCGATGAGGTCCTGCATTTGTAATAACATCACCAATAAACAGATCTTTGGCTTTGTCCTTGTCCAGCGTGTTCAAGTATTCTAGAATCTGTACTGTGTTTACAAAGACATCATCATCACCTTTAAAAATGTATTGAATATCAGAACATGATTTACTGACCCACTCCAGAAACAACACTTCTTTCAAAGTTAGATTAAAGAATGTGTCTCTGTAATCCCACAAAAGAATATCTCGGTGCTGATTACTCTCAAACTTCAGCATATTTGAGAGGTTAGGAAAATCATCTGctggagatgacttcccaagtaaaAAGATCCTAGCAACTGTCTTATTCCCTATAGTTCCTTCATTCCCCCATGACTGACGTATGGCCTGCCTTCTATCAAAGTGAGATTCCAGTGATTTTATAGCCAGTAGCAGTACAGGTTTATTCTGGCATTTGGTTGGTTGGTCAATTATTAAGGGATAGCTCCTACATCGCAGGTAGGTTAGAAAATCCTTGAAACGGTCCGGCAAAGAATCAAAATTACTGATCTCATCCTTTAACTGAGCGTTAGGTTCACATGTAAACATAGTTGTAATGTTTAAGTTCTCCATCACGGTTCTGTTATGTAGAGCAGCAGTAATAGGGTTGTACAATTCGTCGAGTTTGTGCTGTTCTCGATTCCAGTACGGTTTAATATGAACAAGCGGCTTCCAAAATACACTGTTAGAAATGATCATCTTTTTGCTAGAGTTTGTGTCTTGGTGGCCACTCCGTGAAATCTCTACAACTATATAAATGAAGAAGTTTACCATCATCAAAATTCCCACCAGCTTCGTCCTTTTGCGTCCAACACTCATTTTTCATACCTGTAAGAAAAATTAAACAGATATTTACCAAAtggacagaatcagaatcacatccCCTCAACATCAGCTAGACTGTTCCTACATGAACAGTACTGAATTAGAGCCAGAACCCAAATGACAAGCTAGCTTCTGTAACTTACAACCATGGGTTACAAAAGAAAATTGACTTAATTTTTCATCAAAGTAATTCTGAAAATGCTTTTTTCCATGTTGGCAACGCAAAGTTCCAGATAAAAATCTCCATCATTCTAAGATTATAATTCCATTGTAAACTGATATTTCAACATTCCATGCTACATTCCACCAAATTTCCACCAGATTTCTAATCTAATTTTATATTCAAATTCAAATCCTGAAACACCACAGTGAATTCTACAATCGTGCACTGAGTATTGCGATATATCACATCACTGTTGACAGGCAGGAGATCGAAGAATGCAGCTCCAACACAACTCCTTACAGACTTTGCAACCCAATGTGAGCACCTGTAAACCAGGTTGAGTCAACCCCTGCAAATCCTCCTCTGTATCCCAGAAGGAATTGGTGAACCAAGCAAGCCCCTGTAATCCAGCACGAGCCAGTGTATCCCAGACTGAATCAGTGTAACTCAAGTGAGCCCTGAAACCCAACACGAGACACTGTACCCGAGTGAATTAGTGGAACCCGAGCGAGCCTCTGTAATCTAGCACGAGCCACTGTACCCCAGAGTGAATCAGTGTAATTCGAGGCAGCCCTGTAACTTAGCATGAACCACTGTACCCTAGAGTGAATCAGTGTAATTCGAGCCAGCCCTGTAACCCAGCACGAGCCACTGTACCCCAGAGTGAATCAGTGTAATTCGAGGCAGCCCTGTAACCTAGCATGAACCACTGTACCCTAGAGTGAATCAGTGTAATTCAAGCCAGCCCTGTAACCCAGCACGAGCCACTGTACCCCAGAGTGAATCAGTGTAATTCGAGGCAGCCCTGTAACCCAGCACGAGCCACTGTACCCCAGAGCGAATCAGTGTAATTCGAGTCAGCCCTGTAACCCAGCACGAGCCACTGTACCCCAGAGTGAATCAGTGTAATTCGAGCCAGCCCTGTAACCCAGCACGAGCCACTGTACCCCAGAGCGAATCAGTATAATTCGAGCCAGCCCTGTAACCCAGCACGAGCCACTGTACCCCAGAGTGAATCAGTGTAATTCGAGCCAGCCCTGTAACCCAGCACGAGCCACTGTACCCCAGAGTGAATCAGTGTAATTCGAGCCAGCCCTGTAACCCAGCACGAGCCACTGTACCCCAGAGTGAATCAGTGTAATTCGAGCCAGCCCTGTAACCCAGCACGAGCCACTGTACCCCAGAGCGAATCAGTGTAATTTGAGGCAGCCCTGTAACCCAGCACGAGCCACTGTACCCCAGAGCGAATCAGTGTAATTCGAGTCAGCCCTGTAACCCAGCATGAGCCACTGTACCCCAGAGTGAATCAGTGTAATTCGAGCCAGCCCTGTAACCCAACACGAGCCAATGTACCCCAGAGTGAATCAGTGTAATTCGAGCCAGCCCTGTAACCCAGCAAGAGCCACTGTATCCCAGAGTGAATCAGTGTAATTCGAGCCAGCTCTGTAACCCAGCACGAGCCACTGTACCCCAGAGTGAATCAGTGTAATTCGAGGCAGCCCTGTAACCCAGCATGAGCCACTGTACCCCAGAGTGAATCAGTGTAATTCGAGGCAGCTCTGTAACCTAGCATGAGCCACTGTACCCCAGAGCGAATCAGTGTAATTCGAGTCAG is a window from the Scyliorhinus torazame isolate Kashiwa2021f chromosome 1, sScyTor2.1, whole genome shotgun sequence genome containing:
- the b3gnt2b gene encoding N-acetyllactosaminide beta-1,3-N-acetylglucosaminyltransferase 2, with the translated sequence MSVGRKRTKLVGILMMVNFFIYIVVEISRSGHQDTNSSKKMIISNSVFWKPLVHIKPYWNREQHKLDELYNPITAALHNRTVMENLNITTMFTCEPNAQLKDEISNFDSLPDRFKDFLTYLRCRSYPLIIDQPTKCQNKPVLLLAIKSLESHFDRRQAIRQSWGNEGTIGNKTVARIFLLGKSSPADDFPNLSNMLKFESNQHRDILLWDYRDTFFNLTLKEVLFLEWVSKSCSDIQYIFKGDDDVFVNTVQILEYLNTLDKDKAKDLFIGDVITNAGPHREKKLKYYVPESIFEGVYPPYAGGGGFLYSGYLAKRLHNVSYQVALYPIDDVYTGMCLRKLGLAPEKHKGFRTFDILQKDRHVTCAYKNLILVHSRNPQEMIRIWSRLQDPKLKC